The nucleotide window GCGGCGAGCGAGGCGAAACTCGCCTGCTCCTCGACGCCCCGGGAGAGGACGGCATGGCCGAGCGAGGCGGGCGCGGAGAAGGCCCGCAGGTCACCGAGGGCGGCCCCGGCGGCGTACTCCAGGATCATCACGCCGGAGGAGGCGGGCTCGTGGTCGGCGAGGAAGGGGCGCAGCCGGGTGTAGGCGGGTTCGTTGAGGGTGGACAGACGGGAGGTCGACAGCCGGGCCACCTGGGTGAGGGAGAGCCGGAAGTGGTCCAGGGCGAGCGCCAGTTGGGCCTGGTAGAAGCCGCCGTGGTGGTAGGCGGCCATGTCGGCGGCGCAGATCAGCGGGTTCTCGGCGGCCGCGTTGATCTCGACGGTGAGGACCCCCTCCAGGGCGTCGGCCGCGTCGTGGGCGGGGCCGTGGATCTGCGGCAGGCACCGGAAGCCGTACGGGTCCTGGATGCGGCCGAGCGGCGGGGTCGGGTGGTCGGCCGCGCCGATCAGCTCCCGCATCCGCCGGGCCACCTCGCTCGACCCGCGGTGCGGCCGGGCGGCGTGCACGGGCGCCGCGTACGCCTCGTGGGAGCCGTCGACCGCGACGAGGGACAGCGCGGCGACGACCTGCGTGGCCCCGATGAGCCCGCGCAGTTCGTGGAGCGCGAGCGCCGACTGGCCGAGGGTGAGGGCGTTGCTGCTGATGAGCGCGAGGGCGTCGTTGTTGTCGAGCGGCTGCGGCTCGGGCGCCCGCACGCCCGCCGGGCGGCCCGCCGCGTCCCGCCACGGGTGCTCGCCCGCCAGGGCCAGCCCCACCTGGGCCAGGGCCGCGATGTCGCCGGTGCCCACCGAGCCGAACTCGTTCACGACGGGGTGCGCCCCCGTCTCCAGCGCCTCGCACAGCGCCGTGACGACGCTGGGGCGCAGGCCCGCCCCGCCCGCGAGGAGCTGGTTGGCCCGTACGGCGAGCATCGCCCGCACCTCGCGGGCGGGCAGCTCCTGCCCGATGGCCCCCGCGTGGCTGCGCAGCAGGCGCAGACCGTGCTCGGCCGCCGCCTCGGTGGGCACGTCCTCGTTGCGGTTGGCGCCGACCCCGGTGGAGCGCCCGTACACCCGGCCGGTGGCGGCGATCTGCCGGGCGGCGTCCCAGGACTCCTCGACCCGCTTCATCGCCTCGGTGCCGGGAACGGGCCGGGCGGTCCCCTCGGCGAGGCGTACGACGTCGGCGACGCCCGTGCTGTAGCCGTCCAGCACCACGAGTCCGGTCGTCACCGCACCCGGCGCCTCCGCGTACCGGGACGACTCCGCGTACCGAGATGACATAGAGCGGGAACTCCTCTCGGTCTCGGCAGCTATTCAGTCAGGGAGAACTCTGCATGACAATATGCAGCCGGGCAAGGGATCAGCTCCGCGCGTACGCGTCCGCGCGCCGCCGGGTGGGGAACGGCCCAGCGTGGACAGGGGGGCTATCCCCCGTGCCAAGCGCGGTGCGGCTGCCTACCGTTGAGCCCATGACCGGTATGGAAGCCCGCGACGCCGAACTCAAGAAGGAACTCGACGCCACCCTGCACATCCGCAGGGAACTGGGCGAGGAGTACGAGTCCGCCCTGGTCGACTCGTTCCTGGAGAAGGTCGAGCAGCGCATGGACGGCGCGGTCGACCGCCAGGTGCGCCGCCAGCTCGCGGAACAGCAGATGGTGGCGGCCCGTGACGCGCGTTCCCCGAAGGGGTCCTCGGACTCCTGGGGTGAACGCTTCGGGTTCGGGATCGTCTCCCTCGTCCTCGCGGTCCCCCTGTCCGCGATCGGCGGCGGTGTCGCGGAGCTGCCCGGCCTCCTGGTCGCCTGGGCGGGCATCGTCGGGGTCAACGTGGTCCAGGCCGCGCGCTTCTCGCCGAACCTCTTCGGCCGCCGCCGGAAGAAGTCGGACCCCGACTCGGACTGGTGAGCACGGGCCGGTGAGCACGGATCCGTGGGCTTCGGCCCGTGAGCCCTGCACCGTGAGCGCACCGAAGGGCCCGGTACCGATCCGGTACCGGGCCCTTCGGGGAAGCTTGCGCGGGGACCGCCGCACCCCCGTTGCCGGGGGGCGGGACGACGGCGGTCCCCGCGAGGGACGCGGGCCGGGTCAGGGCCGGGCTCCGCATCCGTGGCGTCCATGGAGGTCCGGGAGCCGCTCCGGAGGTCCTTGGCGCCGTTTGGGTGCCGGCCGGGGCGGGGAGCCGCTCCCGCCCTTGCCGACATCCACCAATGTGCCGGACGCGTGTTAAGCGTGTGCTGCGTGGACGTGACGCGCTCGTACCACTTCCACGAAGTTCCGCCGTGACCGCGCGCACCGGACGTTCGTTCCCGGTGCGCGCGGTGCACCGGACGTCCTACTGCCGTCCGCCCTTGGCCAGGAAGGACAGCAGGTCCTGCCGGCTGACGACCCCGGTCGGCCTGCCCTCGACGAGGACCATCGCCGCGTCGGCGCCGCCGAGCACGGTCATCAGGTCGCCCAGCGGCTCACCGGAGCCGACCTGCGGCAGCGGCGCCGACATGTGCTTCTCCAGCGGGTCGGTGAGCGAGGCCCGCTGGGTGAACAGCGCGTCGAGCAGTTCCCGCTCGACCACGGAGCCCACCACCTCGGCGGCCATCACGTCCGGGTGGCCGGCGCCCGGCTTCACGATGGGCATCTGCGAGACGCCGTACTCGCGCAGCACCTCGATCGCCTCGCCGACGGTCTCGTCGGGGTGCATGTGGACGAGGGACGGGATGGCCCCGTGCACCTTGTCGCTGAGGACGTCGGCGACGCGGGCGCTGGGGCCCTCGTCCTCCAGGAAGCCGTAGTCGGCCATCCACTCGTCGTTGAAGATCTTGCTGAGGTAGCCGCGACCGCTGTCGGGGAGGAGGACGACCACCACGTCGTCCGGGCCGAGCCGTTCGGCGACCCGCAGCGCGGCCACGACGGCCATCCCGCAGGAGCCGCCGACGAGCAGGCCCTCCTCCTTGGCCAGGCGCCGGGTCATCTGGAAGGAGTCCTTGTCGGAGACCGCGACGATCTCGTCCGCGACCGTCCGGTCGTACGCGGTCGGCCAGAAGTCCTCACCGACGCCCTCGACGAGGTACGGGCGCCCGGAGCCGCCGGAGTAGACGGACCCCTCGGGGTCGGCACCGACGACCTGGACCCGGCCCTCGCTGGCGTCCTTCAGGTACCGCCCGGTCCCGGAGATGGTGCCGCCGGTCCCCACGCCGGTGACGAAGTGGGTGATCCGCCCCTCCGTCTGCTCCCACAGTTCAGGGCCGGTGGAGTGATAGTGCGAGGCGGGATTGTCGGGGTTGGAGTACTGGTCGGGCTTCCAGGCCCCGGGCGTCTCGCGCACCAGCCGGTCGGAGACGTTGTAGTACGAGTCGGGGTGCTCGGGGTCGACCGCCGTCGGGCAGACGACGACCTCGGCGCCGTACGCGCGCAGCACGTTGATCTTGTCGGTGCTCACCTTGTCGGGGCACACGAAGATGCACTTGTAGCCCTTCGTCTGGGCCACGATGGCAAGACCCACACCCGTGTTGCCGCTGGTCGGCTCGACGATCGTGCCGCCCGGCCGAAGGGCGCCGCTCTTCTCGGCGGCCTCGATCATGCGCAGGGCGATGCGGTCCTTCACGGAGCCGCCGGGGTTGAAGTACTCGACCTTCGCGAGGACGGTCGCCTGGATGCCGGCGGTCACGCTGTTGAGCCTCACCAGCGGGGTGTTGCCGACGAGACTGATCATCGAGTCGTGGAATTGCACCGTTGTCTCCGGAGCTGCAAAAGGAATGGTCGGGATGGTTCCGTCACCCTAAGCCCCCTACTGGGCGTTCACACCGCGTTGAGATTGGCCGACCGTCTGTACGGGGCAAGGAAGTGGTGTACGGCTACAAGGAGGTGGCGGCTTCGCATGACGAGCTTGTCGAGGGCGAGGGTGGCACGGCGGATCGCCGCGGGCGCGGCGTACGGCGGCGGTGGTATCGGACTGCTGGGCGCCGCGACGGTCGGAGTGGTGCTGGCCGAGGTACAGCTGGCGAAGCGGCAGGTGGGTCATGGGCGCAGTCCCCATCCCCCGAGCGCGGACGGCCTGTACGGGTACGCGTACGCCGGTCCCGAGGAACCGTTGCGCCTGACGATGCTGGGTGACTCGACGGCGGCCGGGCAGGGCGTGCACCGGGCCCGCCAGACACCGGGGGCGCTGCTCGCGTCCGGGCTCGCGGCGGTGGCCGAGCGGCCGGTGCGGCTGCGGAACGTGGCGCTGCCCGGCGCCCAGTCGGACGACCTGGACCGCCAGGTCGTGCTGGCGCTCTCGGATCCCGACGGGGTGCCCGAGGTGTGCGTGATCATGGTCGGCGCGAACGACGTGACGCACCGGATGCCGGCGACGCGGTCGGTCCGGCATCTGTCGGCGGCGGTACGCAGACTGCGTACCGCCGGTGCCGAGGTGGTCGTCGGCACCTGTCCCGACCTGGGCAGCATCGAGCCGGTCCAGCAGCCGTTGCGGTGGATCGCGAAGCGGGCCTCGCGGCAGCTGGCGGCCGCGCAGACGATCGGTACGGTCGAGCAGGGCGGGCGGACGGTGTCGCTCGGCGACCTGCTGGGGCCCGAGTTCGCGGCGAATCCGCGGGAGCTGTTCGGGCCCGACAGCTACCACCCCTCGGCGGAGGGGTACGCGACCGCGGCGATGGCCGTGCTGCCGACGGTGTGCGCGGCGCTGGGGCTGTGGCCGGAGGAGGACCGGCCGGACGTCTCCCGCCGGGAGGGGTTCCTGCCGGTGGCGCGGGCCGCCGTGGAGGCGGCGGCGGAGCCGGGCACGGAGGTGGCGGCGGCGATGCCCACGGGGCCGCGGGGACCGTGGGCCCTCCTTAAGCGGCGCCGGCGCCGGCGCGTCCCGGCGACGGACCCGGCGCC belongs to Streptomyces sp. V3I8 and includes:
- a CDS encoding SGNH/GDSL hydrolase family protein; the encoded protein is MTSLSRARVARRIAAGAAYGGGGIGLLGAATVGVVLAEVQLAKRQVGHGRSPHPPSADGLYGYAYAGPEEPLRLTMLGDSTAAGQGVHRARQTPGALLASGLAAVAERPVRLRNVALPGAQSDDLDRQVVLALSDPDGVPEVCVIMVGANDVTHRMPATRSVRHLSAAVRRLRTAGAEVVVGTCPDLGSIEPVQQPLRWIAKRASRQLAAAQTIGTVEQGGRTVSLGDLLGPEFAANPRELFGPDSYHPSAEGYATAAMAVLPTVCAALGLWPEEDRPDVSRREGFLPVARAAVEAAAEPGTEVAAAMPTGPRGPWALLKRRRRRRVPATDPAPTSA
- a CDS encoding aromatic amino acid ammonia-lyase produces the protein MSSRYAESSRYAEAPGAVTTGLVVLDGYSTGVADVVRLAEGTARPVPGTEAMKRVEESWDAARQIAATGRVYGRSTGVGANRNEDVPTEAAAEHGLRLLRSHAGAIGQELPAREVRAMLAVRANQLLAGGAGLRPSVVTALCEALETGAHPVVNEFGSVGTGDIAALAQVGLALAGEHPWRDAAGRPAGVRAPEPQPLDNNDALALISSNALTLGQSALALHELRGLIGATQVVAALSLVAVDGSHEAYAAPVHAARPHRGSSEVARRMRELIGAADHPTPPLGRIQDPYGFRCLPQIHGPAHDAADALEGVLTVEINAAAENPLICAADMAAYHHGGFYQAQLALALDHFRLSLTQVARLSTSRLSTLNEPAYTRLRPFLADHEPASSGVMILEYAAGAALGDLRAFSAPASLGHAVLSRGVEEQASFASLAARQTLRACDAYRLVVGCELVAAVRALRQRGLRPDPELPVGGALEIAESVLDADAADRPLTDDVTAAAALLDRFTDIWRGSAA
- a CDS encoding cystathionine beta-synthase; amino-acid sequence: MQFHDSMISLVGNTPLVRLNSVTAGIQATVLAKVEYFNPGGSVKDRIALRMIEAAEKSGALRPGGTIVEPTSGNTGVGLAIVAQTKGYKCIFVCPDKVSTDKINVLRAYGAEVVVCPTAVDPEHPDSYYNVSDRLVRETPGAWKPDQYSNPDNPASHYHSTGPELWEQTEGRITHFVTGVGTGGTISGTGRYLKDASEGRVQVVGADPEGSVYSGGSGRPYLVEGVGEDFWPTAYDRTVADEIVAVSDKDSFQMTRRLAKEEGLLVGGSCGMAVVAALRVAERLGPDDVVVVLLPDSGRGYLSKIFNDEWMADYGFLEDEGPSARVADVLSDKVHGAIPSLVHMHPDETVGEAIEVLREYGVSQMPIVKPGAGHPDVMAAEVVGSVVERELLDALFTQRASLTDPLEKHMSAPLPQVGSGEPLGDLMTVLGGADAAMVLVEGRPTGVVSRQDLLSFLAKGGRQ